From the Kosmotoga arenicorallina S304 genome, one window contains:
- a CDS encoding helix-turn-helix domain-containing protein, with protein MRSRGQYSKELKLKVVREYEEGHKNTREIREEYGIPDSTLWGWINKYRAEGESAFEPKLRAGDFIVDPTKIPPVLYKEIGLDKIKKDPKELKGVLNEIEKYKLIIAEKELEIRLLKEALKKTRKG; from the coding sequence ATGAGAAGCAGGGGACAATATTCAAAGGAATTGAAGCTAAAAGTGGTAAGAGAATACGAAGAGGGCCACAAAAACACAAGAGAAATCAGGGAAGAATACGGGATACCGGATTCCACATTATGGGGTTGGATAAACAAATACAGAGCGGAGGGAGAAAGTGCTTTTGAACCGAAACTCAGAGCCGGAGATTTCATTGTTGATCCAACGAAGATACCGCCTGTTCTGTACAAAGAGATAGGGCTTGACAAGATAAAGAAAGACCCAAAAGAGCTAAAAGGGGTTCTCAACGAAATCGAGAAGTACAAACTCATAATAGCAGAGAAAGAACTGGAGATAAGGT